The following are encoded in a window of Manihot esculenta cultivar AM560-2 chromosome 8, M.esculenta_v8, whole genome shotgun sequence genomic DNA:
- the LOC110621143 gene encoding RNA polymerase II C-terminal domain phosphatase-like 4 isoform X8 gives MERIKRCRVETVENIEDPKGSTSHGSLEQNLEVSSSKDACTHPGSFGDMCILCGQMLNEETGGVTFGYIHKGLRLGNDEIVRLRRTDMKNLLRQKKLYLVLDLDHTLLNSTRLMHITLEEEYLYSQIDSLQDVSKGSLFKLDFLQMMTRLRPFVRMFLKEASQMFEMYIYTMGDRAYAMEMAKLLDPRREYFDARVISRDDGTQRHQKGLDIVLGQENAVLILDDTETAWTKHKGNLILMERYHFFASSCHQFGFNCKSLSELKSDESDRDGALASVLKVLRKIHHMFFDELVDNLDDRDVRQVLKIVRKDVLKGCKIVFTRVFPTQFQADNHHLWKMAEQLGATCSRDLDTSVTHVVSQDAGTEKSRWALKNKKFLVHPRWIEAANYLWQRQPEENFPVNQPKNH, from the exons ATGGAAAG GATAAAAAGGTGTAGAGTGGAGACAGTGGAGAACATAGAGGATCCTAAAGGATCAACTTCTCATGGTTCCCTAGAGCAGAACTTAG AAGTGTCCTCAAGTAAGGATGCCTGCACACATCCAGGATCTTTTGGAGACATGTGCATACTCTGTGGGCAAATGTTGAATGAGGAAACTGGTGGTGTAACATTTGGATACATACATAAG GGGTTAAGGCTTGGTAACGATGAAATTGTGCGGTTACGTAGAACAGATATGAAGAATTTGTTACGCCAGAAAAAGCTTTACTTGGTTCTTGATTTAGACCATACGTTGCTTAATTCTACTCGGCTTATGCATATAACATTAGAAGAGGAATATCTATATAGTCAAATAGATTCTTTGCAAG ATGTTTCAAAAGGTAGCCTCTTCAAGTTGGACTTCTTGCAAATGATGACCAGATTAAGGCCCTTTGTACGTATGTTTCTCAAGGAAGCAAGTCAAATGTTTGAGATGTACATATACACAatgggtgatagagcatatGCAATGGAAATGGCAAAGCTGCTTGATCCTAGAAGAGAGTACTTTGATGCTAGAGTTATTTCACGTGATGATGGAACTCAGAGACATCAAAAAGGTCTTGATATTGTGCTGGGGCAAGAAAATGCTGTTCTGATCCTCGATGATACAGAAACT GCATGGACAAAGCATAAAGGCAATTTGATATTAATGGAAAGATATCACTTTTTCGCTTCAAGTTGTCATCAATTTGGCTTCAATTGTAAATCTCTTTCTGAGCTAAAGAGTGATGAGAGTGACAGGGATGGAGCGCTTGCATCTGTTCTTAAAGTTCTAAGGAAAATTCACCATATGTTCTTTGAT GAGCTGGTGGACAATCTTGATGACAGAGACGTGAGACAG GTTTTGAAAATTGTTCGGAAGGATGTGCTGAAGGGATGTAAAATTGTCTTCACTCGAGTATTTCCCACCCAATTCCAGGCTGATAATCATCATCTCTGGAAGATGGCTGAGCAGTTGGGAGCCACATGCTCCAGGGACCTTGACACATCAGTTACACATGTGGTCTCCCAGGATGCTGGGACTGAGAAGTCTCGTTGGGCTCTGAAGAACAAGAAGTTTTTGGTCCATCCACGTTGGATAGAGGCTGCAAACTATCTGTGGCAAAGGCAGCCTGAAGAGAATTTCCCTGTCAACCAACCAAAAAATCATTAG
- the LOC110621143 gene encoding RNA polymerase II C-terminal domain phosphatase-like 4 isoform X9 — MERIKRCRVETVENIEDPKGSTSHGSLEQNLVSSSKDACTHPGSFGDMCILCGQMLNEETGGVTFGYIHKGLRLGNDEIVRLRRTDMKNLLRQKKLYLVLDLDHTLLNSTRLMHITLEEEYLYSQIDSLQDVSKGSLFKLDFLQMMTRLRPFVRMFLKEASQMFEMYIYTMGDRAYAMEMAKLLDPRREYFDARVISRDDGTQRHQKGLDIVLGQENAVLILDDTETAWTKHKGNLILMERYHFFASSCHQFGFNCKSLSELKSDESDRDGALASVLKVLRKIHHMFFDELVDNLDDRDVRQVLKIVRKDVLKGCKIVFTRVFPTQFQADNHHLWKMAEQLGATCSRDLDTSVTHVVSQDAGTEKSRWALKNKKFLVHPRWIEAANYLWQRQPEENFPVNQPKNH; from the exons ATGGAAAG GATAAAAAGGTGTAGAGTGGAGACAGTGGAGAACATAGAGGATCCTAAAGGATCAACTTCTCATGGTTCCCTAGAGCAGAACTTAG TGTCCTCAAGTAAGGATGCCTGCACACATCCAGGATCTTTTGGAGACATGTGCATACTCTGTGGGCAAATGTTGAATGAGGAAACTGGTGGTGTAACATTTGGATACATACATAAG GGGTTAAGGCTTGGTAACGATGAAATTGTGCGGTTACGTAGAACAGATATGAAGAATTTGTTACGCCAGAAAAAGCTTTACTTGGTTCTTGATTTAGACCATACGTTGCTTAATTCTACTCGGCTTATGCATATAACATTAGAAGAGGAATATCTATATAGTCAAATAGATTCTTTGCAAG ATGTTTCAAAAGGTAGCCTCTTCAAGTTGGACTTCTTGCAAATGATGACCAGATTAAGGCCCTTTGTACGTATGTTTCTCAAGGAAGCAAGTCAAATGTTTGAGATGTACATATACACAatgggtgatagagcatatGCAATGGAAATGGCAAAGCTGCTTGATCCTAGAAGAGAGTACTTTGATGCTAGAGTTATTTCACGTGATGATGGAACTCAGAGACATCAAAAAGGTCTTGATATTGTGCTGGGGCAAGAAAATGCTGTTCTGATCCTCGATGATACAGAAACT GCATGGACAAAGCATAAAGGCAATTTGATATTAATGGAAAGATATCACTTTTTCGCTTCAAGTTGTCATCAATTTGGCTTCAATTGTAAATCTCTTTCTGAGCTAAAGAGTGATGAGAGTGACAGGGATGGAGCGCTTGCATCTGTTCTTAAAGTTCTAAGGAAAATTCACCATATGTTCTTTGAT GAGCTGGTGGACAATCTTGATGACAGAGACGTGAGACAG GTTTTGAAAATTGTTCGGAAGGATGTGCTGAAGGGATGTAAAATTGTCTTCACTCGAGTATTTCCCACCCAATTCCAGGCTGATAATCATCATCTCTGGAAGATGGCTGAGCAGTTGGGAGCCACATGCTCCAGGGACCTTGACACATCAGTTACACATGTGGTCTCCCAGGATGCTGGGACTGAGAAGTCTCGTTGGGCTCTGAAGAACAAGAAGTTTTTGGTCCATCCACGTTGGATAGAGGCTGCAAACTATCTGTGGCAAAGGCAGCCTGAAGAGAATTTCCCTGTCAACCAACCAAAAAATCATTAG
- the LOC110621143 gene encoding RNA polymerase II C-terminal domain phosphatase-like 4 isoform X2: MSLATDSPVHSSSSGDFAAFLDAELDSISSDSSPNEEEVNDEFNSDSSDSSPNEEAENDSEIESQRIKRCRVETVENIEDPKGSTSHGSLEQNLVSSSKDACTHPGSFGDMCILCGQMLNEETGGVTFGYIHKGLRLGNDEIVRLRRTDMKNLLRQKKLYLVLDLDHTLLNSTRLMHITLEEEYLYSQIDSLQDVSKGSLFKLDFLQMMTRLRPFVRMFLKEASQMFEMYIYTMGDRAYAMEMAKLLDPRREYFDARVISRDDGTQRHQKGLDIVLGQENAVLILDDTETAWTKHKGNLILMERYHFFASSCHQFGFNCKSLSELKSDESDRDGALASVLKVLRKIHHMFFDELVDNLDDRDVRQVLKIVRKDVLKGCKIVFTRVFPTQFQADNHHLWKMAEQLGATCSRDLDTSVTHVVSQDAGTEKSRWALKNKKFLVHPRWIEAANYLWQRQPEENFPVNQPKNH; encoded by the exons ATGAGCCTTGCAACTGATTCTCCAGTACACTCGTCCAGTAGTGGCGATTTTGCAGCTTTTCTTGATGCAGAGTTGGATTCTATATCTTCAGACTCATCACCAAATGAAGAAGAAGTTAATGATGAATTCAATTCTGATTCATCAGACTCATCACCAAATGAAGAAGCTGAGAATGATTCTGAAATTGAGAGCCAGAG GATAAAAAGGTGTAGAGTGGAGACAGTGGAGAACATAGAGGATCCTAAAGGATCAACTTCTCATGGTTCCCTAGAGCAGAACTTAG TGTCCTCAAGTAAGGATGCCTGCACACATCCAGGATCTTTTGGAGACATGTGCATACTCTGTGGGCAAATGTTGAATGAGGAAACTGGTGGTGTAACATTTGGATACATACATAAG GGGTTAAGGCTTGGTAACGATGAAATTGTGCGGTTACGTAGAACAGATATGAAGAATTTGTTACGCCAGAAAAAGCTTTACTTGGTTCTTGATTTAGACCATACGTTGCTTAATTCTACTCGGCTTATGCATATAACATTAGAAGAGGAATATCTATATAGTCAAATAGATTCTTTGCAAG ATGTTTCAAAAGGTAGCCTCTTCAAGTTGGACTTCTTGCAAATGATGACCAGATTAAGGCCCTTTGTACGTATGTTTCTCAAGGAAGCAAGTCAAATGTTTGAGATGTACATATACACAatgggtgatagagcatatGCAATGGAAATGGCAAAGCTGCTTGATCCTAGAAGAGAGTACTTTGATGCTAGAGTTATTTCACGTGATGATGGAACTCAGAGACATCAAAAAGGTCTTGATATTGTGCTGGGGCAAGAAAATGCTGTTCTGATCCTCGATGATACAGAAACT GCATGGACAAAGCATAAAGGCAATTTGATATTAATGGAAAGATATCACTTTTTCGCTTCAAGTTGTCATCAATTTGGCTTCAATTGTAAATCTCTTTCTGAGCTAAAGAGTGATGAGAGTGACAGGGATGGAGCGCTTGCATCTGTTCTTAAAGTTCTAAGGAAAATTCACCATATGTTCTTTGAT GAGCTGGTGGACAATCTTGATGACAGAGACGTGAGACAG GTTTTGAAAATTGTTCGGAAGGATGTGCTGAAGGGATGTAAAATTGTCTTCACTCGAGTATTTCCCACCCAATTCCAGGCTGATAATCATCATCTCTGGAAGATGGCTGAGCAGTTGGGAGCCACATGCTCCAGGGACCTTGACACATCAGTTACACATGTGGTCTCCCAGGATGCTGGGACTGAGAAGTCTCGTTGGGCTCTGAAGAACAAGAAGTTTTTGGTCCATCCACGTTGGATAGAGGCTGCAAACTATCTGTGGCAAAGGCAGCCTGAAGAGAATTTCCCTGTCAACCAACCAAAAAATCATTAG
- the LOC110621143 gene encoding RNA polymerase II C-terminal domain phosphatase-like 4 isoform X1 — protein MSLATDSPVHSSSSGDFAAFLDAELDSISSDSSPNEEEVNDEFNSDSSDSSPNEEAENDSEIESQRIKRCRVETVENIEDPKGSTSHGSLEQNLEVSSSKDACTHPGSFGDMCILCGQMLNEETGGVTFGYIHKGLRLGNDEIVRLRRTDMKNLLRQKKLYLVLDLDHTLLNSTRLMHITLEEEYLYSQIDSLQDVSKGSLFKLDFLQMMTRLRPFVRMFLKEASQMFEMYIYTMGDRAYAMEMAKLLDPRREYFDARVISRDDGTQRHQKGLDIVLGQENAVLILDDTETAWTKHKGNLILMERYHFFASSCHQFGFNCKSLSELKSDESDRDGALASVLKVLRKIHHMFFDELVDNLDDRDVRQVLKIVRKDVLKGCKIVFTRVFPTQFQADNHHLWKMAEQLGATCSRDLDTSVTHVVSQDAGTEKSRWALKNKKFLVHPRWIEAANYLWQRQPEENFPVNQPKNH, from the exons ATGAGCCTTGCAACTGATTCTCCAGTACACTCGTCCAGTAGTGGCGATTTTGCAGCTTTTCTTGATGCAGAGTTGGATTCTATATCTTCAGACTCATCACCAAATGAAGAAGAAGTTAATGATGAATTCAATTCTGATTCATCAGACTCATCACCAAATGAAGAAGCTGAGAATGATTCTGAAATTGAGAGCCAGAG GATAAAAAGGTGTAGAGTGGAGACAGTGGAGAACATAGAGGATCCTAAAGGATCAACTTCTCATGGTTCCCTAGAGCAGAACTTAG AAGTGTCCTCAAGTAAGGATGCCTGCACACATCCAGGATCTTTTGGAGACATGTGCATACTCTGTGGGCAAATGTTGAATGAGGAAACTGGTGGTGTAACATTTGGATACATACATAAG GGGTTAAGGCTTGGTAACGATGAAATTGTGCGGTTACGTAGAACAGATATGAAGAATTTGTTACGCCAGAAAAAGCTTTACTTGGTTCTTGATTTAGACCATACGTTGCTTAATTCTACTCGGCTTATGCATATAACATTAGAAGAGGAATATCTATATAGTCAAATAGATTCTTTGCAAG ATGTTTCAAAAGGTAGCCTCTTCAAGTTGGACTTCTTGCAAATGATGACCAGATTAAGGCCCTTTGTACGTATGTTTCTCAAGGAAGCAAGTCAAATGTTTGAGATGTACATATACACAatgggtgatagagcatatGCAATGGAAATGGCAAAGCTGCTTGATCCTAGAAGAGAGTACTTTGATGCTAGAGTTATTTCACGTGATGATGGAACTCAGAGACATCAAAAAGGTCTTGATATTGTGCTGGGGCAAGAAAATGCTGTTCTGATCCTCGATGATACAGAAACT GCATGGACAAAGCATAAAGGCAATTTGATATTAATGGAAAGATATCACTTTTTCGCTTCAAGTTGTCATCAATTTGGCTTCAATTGTAAATCTCTTTCTGAGCTAAAGAGTGATGAGAGTGACAGGGATGGAGCGCTTGCATCTGTTCTTAAAGTTCTAAGGAAAATTCACCATATGTTCTTTGAT GAGCTGGTGGACAATCTTGATGACAGAGACGTGAGACAG GTTTTGAAAATTGTTCGGAAGGATGTGCTGAAGGGATGTAAAATTGTCTTCACTCGAGTATTTCCCACCCAATTCCAGGCTGATAATCATCATCTCTGGAAGATGGCTGAGCAGTTGGGAGCCACATGCTCCAGGGACCTTGACACATCAGTTACACATGTGGTCTCCCAGGATGCTGGGACTGAGAAGTCTCGTTGGGCTCTGAAGAACAAGAAGTTTTTGGTCCATCCACGTTGGATAGAGGCTGCAAACTATCTGTGGCAAAGGCAGCCTGAAGAGAATTTCCCTGTCAACCAACCAAAAAATCATTAG
- the LOC110621143 gene encoding RNA polymerase II C-terminal domain phosphatase-like 4 isoform X11, with product MSLATDSPVHSSSSGDFAAFLDAELDSISSDSSPNEEEVNDEFNSDSSDSSPNEEAENDSEIESQRIKRCRVETVENIEDPKGSTSHGSLEQNLDVSKGSLFKLDFLQMMTRLRPFVRMFLKEASQMFEMYIYTMGDRAYAMEMAKLLDPRREYFDARVISRDDGTQRHQKGLDIVLGQENAVLILDDTETAWTKHKGNLILMERYHFFASSCHQFGFNCKSLSELKSDESDRDGALASVLKVLRKIHHMFFDELVDNLDDRDVRQVLKIVRKDVLKGCKIVFTRVFPTQFQADNHHLWKMAEQLGATCSRDLDTSVTHVVSQDAGTEKSRWALKNKKFLVHPRWIEAANYLWQRQPEENFPVNQPKNH from the exons ATGAGCCTTGCAACTGATTCTCCAGTACACTCGTCCAGTAGTGGCGATTTTGCAGCTTTTCTTGATGCAGAGTTGGATTCTATATCTTCAGACTCATCACCAAATGAAGAAGAAGTTAATGATGAATTCAATTCTGATTCATCAGACTCATCACCAAATGAAGAAGCTGAGAATGATTCTGAAATTGAGAGCCAGAG GATAAAAAGGTGTAGAGTGGAGACAGTGGAGAACATAGAGGATCCTAAAGGATCAACTTCTCATGGTTCCCTAGAGCAGAACTTAG ATGTTTCAAAAGGTAGCCTCTTCAAGTTGGACTTCTTGCAAATGATGACCAGATTAAGGCCCTTTGTACGTATGTTTCTCAAGGAAGCAAGTCAAATGTTTGAGATGTACATATACACAatgggtgatagagcatatGCAATGGAAATGGCAAAGCTGCTTGATCCTAGAAGAGAGTACTTTGATGCTAGAGTTATTTCACGTGATGATGGAACTCAGAGACATCAAAAAGGTCTTGATATTGTGCTGGGGCAAGAAAATGCTGTTCTGATCCTCGATGATACAGAAACT GCATGGACAAAGCATAAAGGCAATTTGATATTAATGGAAAGATATCACTTTTTCGCTTCAAGTTGTCATCAATTTGGCTTCAATTGTAAATCTCTTTCTGAGCTAAAGAGTGATGAGAGTGACAGGGATGGAGCGCTTGCATCTGTTCTTAAAGTTCTAAGGAAAATTCACCATATGTTCTTTGAT GAGCTGGTGGACAATCTTGATGACAGAGACGTGAGACAG GTTTTGAAAATTGTTCGGAAGGATGTGCTGAAGGGATGTAAAATTGTCTTCACTCGAGTATTTCCCACCCAATTCCAGGCTGATAATCATCATCTCTGGAAGATGGCTGAGCAGTTGGGAGCCACATGCTCCAGGGACCTTGACACATCAGTTACACATGTGGTCTCCCAGGATGCTGGGACTGAGAAGTCTCGTTGGGCTCTGAAGAACAAGAAGTTTTTGGTCCATCCACGTTGGATAGAGGCTGCAAACTATCTGTGGCAAAGGCAGCCTGAAGAGAATTTCCCTGTCAACCAACCAAAAAATCATTAG
- the LOC110621143 gene encoding RNA polymerase II C-terminal domain phosphatase-like 4 isoform X4 — protein sequence MSLATDSPVHSSSSGDFAAFLDAELDSISSDSSPNEEEVNDEFNSDSSDSSPNEEAENDSEIESQRIKRCRVETVENIEDPKGSTSHGSLEQNLEVSSSKDACTHPGSFGDMCILCGQMLNEETGGVTFGYIHKLEPFYLLYIFVKWIDVSKGSLFKLDFLQMMTRLRPFVRMFLKEASQMFEMYIYTMGDRAYAMEMAKLLDPRREYFDARVISRDDGTQRHQKGLDIVLGQENAVLILDDTETAWTKHKGNLILMERYHFFASSCHQFGFNCKSLSELKSDESDRDGALASVLKVLRKIHHMFFDELVDNLDDRDVRQVLKIVRKDVLKGCKIVFTRVFPTQFQADNHHLWKMAEQLGATCSRDLDTSVTHVVSQDAGTEKSRWALKNKKFLVHPRWIEAANYLWQRQPEENFPVNQPKNH from the exons ATGAGCCTTGCAACTGATTCTCCAGTACACTCGTCCAGTAGTGGCGATTTTGCAGCTTTTCTTGATGCAGAGTTGGATTCTATATCTTCAGACTCATCACCAAATGAAGAAGAAGTTAATGATGAATTCAATTCTGATTCATCAGACTCATCACCAAATGAAGAAGCTGAGAATGATTCTGAAATTGAGAGCCAGAG GATAAAAAGGTGTAGAGTGGAGACAGTGGAGAACATAGAGGATCCTAAAGGATCAACTTCTCATGGTTCCCTAGAGCAGAACTTAG AAGTGTCCTCAAGTAAGGATGCCTGCACACATCCAGGATCTTTTGGAGACATGTGCATACTCTGTGGGCAAATGTTGAATGAGGAAACTGGTGGTGTAACATTTGGATACATACATAAG TTGGAGCCTTTTTATCTACTGTATATTTTTGTGAAATGGATAGATGTTTCAAAAGGTAGCCTCTTCAAGTTGGACTTCTTGCAAATGATGACCAGATTAAGGCCCTTTGTACGTATGTTTCTCAAGGAAGCAAGTCAAATGTTTGAGATGTACATATACACAatgggtgatagagcatatGCAATGGAAATGGCAAAGCTGCTTGATCCTAGAAGAGAGTACTTTGATGCTAGAGTTATTTCACGTGATGATGGAACTCAGAGACATCAAAAAGGTCTTGATATTGTGCTGGGGCAAGAAAATGCTGTTCTGATCCTCGATGATACAGAAACT GCATGGACAAAGCATAAAGGCAATTTGATATTAATGGAAAGATATCACTTTTTCGCTTCAAGTTGTCATCAATTTGGCTTCAATTGTAAATCTCTTTCTGAGCTAAAGAGTGATGAGAGTGACAGGGATGGAGCGCTTGCATCTGTTCTTAAAGTTCTAAGGAAAATTCACCATATGTTCTTTGAT GAGCTGGTGGACAATCTTGATGACAGAGACGTGAGACAG GTTTTGAAAATTGTTCGGAAGGATGTGCTGAAGGGATGTAAAATTGTCTTCACTCGAGTATTTCCCACCCAATTCCAGGCTGATAATCATCATCTCTGGAAGATGGCTGAGCAGTTGGGAGCCACATGCTCCAGGGACCTTGACACATCAGTTACACATGTGGTCTCCCAGGATGCTGGGACTGAGAAGTCTCGTTGGGCTCTGAAGAACAAGAAGTTTTTGGTCCATCCACGTTGGATAGAGGCTGCAAACTATCTGTGGCAAAGGCAGCCTGAAGAGAATTTCCCTGTCAACCAACCAAAAAATCATTAG
- the LOC110621143 gene encoding RNA polymerase II C-terminal domain phosphatase-like 4 isoform X3: MSLATDSPVHSSSSGDFAAFLDAELDSISSDSSPNEEEVNDEFNSDSSDSSPNEEAENDSEIESQRIKRCRVETVENIEDPKGSTSHGSLEQNLGSFGDMCILCGQMLNEETGGVTFGYIHKGLRLGNDEIVRLRRTDMKNLLRQKKLYLVLDLDHTLLNSTRLMHITLEEEYLYSQIDSLQDVSKGSLFKLDFLQMMTRLRPFVRMFLKEASQMFEMYIYTMGDRAYAMEMAKLLDPRREYFDARVISRDDGTQRHQKGLDIVLGQENAVLILDDTETAWTKHKGNLILMERYHFFASSCHQFGFNCKSLSELKSDESDRDGALASVLKVLRKIHHMFFDELVDNLDDRDVRQVLKIVRKDVLKGCKIVFTRVFPTQFQADNHHLWKMAEQLGATCSRDLDTSVTHVVSQDAGTEKSRWALKNKKFLVHPRWIEAANYLWQRQPEENFPVNQPKNH, from the exons ATGAGCCTTGCAACTGATTCTCCAGTACACTCGTCCAGTAGTGGCGATTTTGCAGCTTTTCTTGATGCAGAGTTGGATTCTATATCTTCAGACTCATCACCAAATGAAGAAGAAGTTAATGATGAATTCAATTCTGATTCATCAGACTCATCACCAAATGAAGAAGCTGAGAATGATTCTGAAATTGAGAGCCAGAG GATAAAAAGGTGTAGAGTGGAGACAGTGGAGAACATAGAGGATCCTAAAGGATCAACTTCTCATGGTTCCCTAGAGCAGAACTTAG GATCTTTTGGAGACATGTGCATACTCTGTGGGCAAATGTTGAATGAGGAAACTGGTGGTGTAACATTTGGATACATACATAAG GGGTTAAGGCTTGGTAACGATGAAATTGTGCGGTTACGTAGAACAGATATGAAGAATTTGTTACGCCAGAAAAAGCTTTACTTGGTTCTTGATTTAGACCATACGTTGCTTAATTCTACTCGGCTTATGCATATAACATTAGAAGAGGAATATCTATATAGTCAAATAGATTCTTTGCAAG ATGTTTCAAAAGGTAGCCTCTTCAAGTTGGACTTCTTGCAAATGATGACCAGATTAAGGCCCTTTGTACGTATGTTTCTCAAGGAAGCAAGTCAAATGTTTGAGATGTACATATACACAatgggtgatagagcatatGCAATGGAAATGGCAAAGCTGCTTGATCCTAGAAGAGAGTACTTTGATGCTAGAGTTATTTCACGTGATGATGGAACTCAGAGACATCAAAAAGGTCTTGATATTGTGCTGGGGCAAGAAAATGCTGTTCTGATCCTCGATGATACAGAAACT GCATGGACAAAGCATAAAGGCAATTTGATATTAATGGAAAGATATCACTTTTTCGCTTCAAGTTGTCATCAATTTGGCTTCAATTGTAAATCTCTTTCTGAGCTAAAGAGTGATGAGAGTGACAGGGATGGAGCGCTTGCATCTGTTCTTAAAGTTCTAAGGAAAATTCACCATATGTTCTTTGAT GAGCTGGTGGACAATCTTGATGACAGAGACGTGAGACAG GTTTTGAAAATTGTTCGGAAGGATGTGCTGAAGGGATGTAAAATTGTCTTCACTCGAGTATTTCCCACCCAATTCCAGGCTGATAATCATCATCTCTGGAAGATGGCTGAGCAGTTGGGAGCCACATGCTCCAGGGACCTTGACACATCAGTTACACATGTGGTCTCCCAGGATGCTGGGACTGAGAAGTCTCGTTGGGCTCTGAAGAACAAGAAGTTTTTGGTCCATCCACGTTGGATAGAGGCTGCAAACTATCTGTGGCAAAGGCAGCCTGAAGAGAATTTCCCTGTCAACCAACCAAAAAATCATTAG
- the LOC110621143 gene encoding RNA polymerase II C-terminal domain phosphatase-like 4 isoform X12, whose translation MCILCGQMLNEETGGVTFGYIHKGLRLGNDEIVRLRRTDMKNLLRQKKLYLVLDLDHTLLNSTRLMHITLEEEYLYSQIDSLQDVSKGSLFKLDFLQMMTRLRPFVRMFLKEASQMFEMYIYTMGDRAYAMEMAKLLDPRREYFDARVISRDDGTQRHQKGLDIVLGQENAVLILDDTETAWTKHKGNLILMERYHFFASSCHQFGFNCKSLSELKSDESDRDGALASVLKVLRKIHHMFFDELVDNLDDRDVRQVLKIVRKDVLKGCKIVFTRVFPTQFQADNHHLWKMAEQLGATCSRDLDTSVTHVVSQDAGTEKSRWALKNKKFLVHPRWIEAANYLWQRQPEENFPVNQPKNH comes from the exons ATGTGCATACTCTGTGGGCAAATGTTGAATGAGGAAACTGGTGGTGTAACATTTGGATACATACATAAG GGGTTAAGGCTTGGTAACGATGAAATTGTGCGGTTACGTAGAACAGATATGAAGAATTTGTTACGCCAGAAAAAGCTTTACTTGGTTCTTGATTTAGACCATACGTTGCTTAATTCTACTCGGCTTATGCATATAACATTAGAAGAGGAATATCTATATAGTCAAATAGATTCTTTGCAAG ATGTTTCAAAAGGTAGCCTCTTCAAGTTGGACTTCTTGCAAATGATGACCAGATTAAGGCCCTTTGTACGTATGTTTCTCAAGGAAGCAAGTCAAATGTTTGAGATGTACATATACACAatgggtgatagagcatatGCAATGGAAATGGCAAAGCTGCTTGATCCTAGAAGAGAGTACTTTGATGCTAGAGTTATTTCACGTGATGATGGAACTCAGAGACATCAAAAAGGTCTTGATATTGTGCTGGGGCAAGAAAATGCTGTTCTGATCCTCGATGATACAGAAACT GCATGGACAAAGCATAAAGGCAATTTGATATTAATGGAAAGATATCACTTTTTCGCTTCAAGTTGTCATCAATTTGGCTTCAATTGTAAATCTCTTTCTGAGCTAAAGAGTGATGAGAGTGACAGGGATGGAGCGCTTGCATCTGTTCTTAAAGTTCTAAGGAAAATTCACCATATGTTCTTTGAT GAGCTGGTGGACAATCTTGATGACAGAGACGTGAGACAG GTTTTGAAAATTGTTCGGAAGGATGTGCTGAAGGGATGTAAAATTGTCTTCACTCGAGTATTTCCCACCCAATTCCAGGCTGATAATCATCATCTCTGGAAGATGGCTGAGCAGTTGGGAGCCACATGCTCCAGGGACCTTGACACATCAGTTACACATGTGGTCTCCCAGGATGCTGGGACTGAGAAGTCTCGTTGGGCTCTGAAGAACAAGAAGTTTTTGGTCCATCCACGTTGGATAGAGGCTGCAAACTATCTGTGGCAAAGGCAGCCTGAAGAGAATTTCCCTGTCAACCAACCAAAAAATCATTAG